In Isoptericola jiangsuensis, the following proteins share a genomic window:
- a CDS encoding endonuclease/exonuclease/phosphatase family protein codes for MRDYVVAWWNLENLFDEEGAEALGRRPEKVARAIGKGVVGWTPALRDRKIAQLATVVAGMNDGAGPDLLGVCEVENRFVVDRLRDRVNAALPAPRRYEVVHADTDDARGIDVAFLYDADLFRVPEPRDEAVFFHVVMRRNATREIVQVTFETLAGGRRLVVLGNHWPSRSGGRLESAGYRAIAGETLGYFHQRAMEVLGADTAVLAMGDFNDEPFDASLVQHALSTRQAVKVRKARTHLLWNLMWPVAGEPEGTFYFDNEPNVLDQILVNRNLVGEDAPLHVVPGSAQVHRHPAMVDTGAYPRPLPFGGMGKPVDEDGYSDHFPVITVLHETG; via the coding sequence ATGCGCGACTACGTCGTGGCGTGGTGGAACCTCGAGAACCTCTTCGACGAGGAGGGCGCCGAGGCGCTCGGACGCCGGCCCGAGAAGGTGGCCCGCGCCATCGGCAAGGGCGTCGTGGGCTGGACCCCGGCCCTGCGGGACCGCAAGATCGCCCAGCTCGCCACGGTGGTCGCCGGCATGAACGACGGTGCAGGACCGGACCTGCTCGGCGTCTGCGAGGTCGAGAACCGGTTCGTCGTCGACCGGCTGCGCGACCGGGTGAACGCCGCCCTGCCCGCGCCCCGCCGGTACGAGGTGGTGCACGCCGACACCGACGACGCCCGCGGGATCGACGTCGCCTTCCTCTACGACGCCGACCTGTTCCGGGTGCCGGAGCCGCGCGACGAGGCCGTGTTCTTCCACGTGGTCATGCGACGCAACGCCACCCGGGAGATCGTGCAGGTCACCTTCGAGACGCTCGCCGGCGGACGCAGGCTCGTGGTGCTGGGCAACCACTGGCCGAGCCGCAGCGGCGGCCGTCTGGAGTCCGCGGGCTACCGGGCGATCGCGGGCGAGACCCTCGGATACTTCCACCAGCGGGCGATGGAGGTCCTCGGCGCCGACACCGCCGTCCTGGCCATGGGCGACTTCAACGACGAGCCGTTCGACGCCTCCCTGGTGCAGCACGCGCTGAGCACGCGGCAGGCCGTGAAGGTCCGCAAGGCCCGCACGCACCTGCTGTGGAACCTCATGTGGCCGGTGGCCGGCGAGCCCGAGGGGACGTTCTACTTCGACAACGAGCCGAACGTCCTCGACCAGATCCTCGTGAACCGAAACCTCGTCGGCGAGGACGCGCCGCTGCACGTGGTGCCCGGGTCGGCGCAGGTCCACCGGCACCCGGCCATGGTCGACACCGGCGCCTATCCCCGGCCCTTGCCGTTCGGCGGGATGGGCAAGCCCGTCGACGAGGACGGGTACTCCGACCACTTCCCCGTGATCACGGTGCTGCACGAGACCGGCTGA
- a CDS encoding dsRBD fold-containing protein, with translation MHASVGDRIVTASGVVGGSVRAGVVVECPHGDGSPPYRVRWSDTGEETLVFPGPDSLVQPEGDTGGAAGEDAPRTARSTTWHVRLTLVEAAGSTTAEAVLVAGPPEHADVGPLRSVGHARRAPQDEEIPVIGDEVAAGRALRRLADAMLGQAEDDITAVTGEQGHVHA, from the coding sequence ATGCACGCGTCGGTGGGGGACAGGATCGTGACGGCGTCCGGAGTGGTCGGCGGGTCGGTGCGCGCCGGTGTCGTGGTGGAGTGCCCGCACGGCGACGGCTCCCCGCCGTACCGGGTGCGGTGGTCGGACACGGGGGAGGAGACGCTGGTGTTCCCCGGCCCGGACTCGCTGGTGCAGCCCGAGGGCGACACCGGCGGGGCCGCGGGCGAGGACGCGCCGCGGACGGCCCGGTCGACGACGTGGCACGTCCGCCTCACGCTCGTCGAGGCCGCGGGCAGCACCACCGCCGAGGCGGTGCTGGTGGCAGGGCCGCCGGAGCACGCGGACGTCGGCCCGCTGCGCTCGGTGGGGCACGCCCGCAGGGCGCCGCAGGACGAGGAGATCCCTGTCATCGGCGACGAGGTGGCCGCGGGCCGGGCGCTGCGGCGGCTGGCCGACGCGATGCTGGGCCAGGCGGAGGACGACATCACCGCGGTGACCGGTGAGCAGGGGCACGTGCACGCGTGA
- a CDS encoding transporter substrate-binding domain-containing protein, which translates to MRTRRALAALAPVALLALTACSADGGDAGTGATAESTAAACAPGDLPTLTDGTLTVGAGEPYEPWYVGEPSTGEGFESALVYAVADRLGYTAQEVVWESVTFEQIISPAIKPFDLAAYQTTITPERTEAVDFSSPYLTSRQGVIVADTGEYSDAASLADLDGARVGVTAAQTSLDAAESAWGDAVEVVPFNGAGDGMTALTSGTIDAMVMDVDQGVAASTVYFPDTHVVGTLPPVGEPEQLGLVLDKDSALTACVSDAVDSLEADGTLDELRTTWLKSDDITELS; encoded by the coding sequence GTGCGTACCCGTCGCGCCCTGGCAGCCCTCGCCCCTGTCGCCCTGCTCGCCCTGACCGCCTGCTCGGCCGACGGCGGCGACGCCGGGACCGGGGCGACGGCGGAGTCGACGGCCGCGGCCTGCGCGCCGGGCGACCTGCCCACCCTGACCGACGGCACGCTGACGGTCGGCGCGGGGGAGCCGTACGAGCCGTGGTACGTGGGCGAGCCGTCCACCGGGGAGGGCTTCGAGTCCGCGCTGGTGTACGCCGTCGCGGACCGGCTCGGGTACACGGCGCAGGAGGTCGTGTGGGAGTCGGTGACGTTCGAGCAGATCATCTCCCCGGCGATCAAGCCGTTCGACCTCGCCGCCTACCAGACGACGATCACGCCCGAGCGGACGGAGGCCGTCGACTTCTCCAGCCCCTACCTGACGAGCCGCCAGGGCGTCATCGTCGCGGACACCGGCGAGTACTCCGACGCCGCGTCGCTGGCCGACCTCGACGGGGCGCGCGTCGGCGTGACCGCCGCCCAGACGTCGCTCGACGCCGCCGAGTCGGCGTGGGGCGACGCCGTCGAGGTCGTGCCGTTCAACGGCGCCGGCGACGGCATGACCGCGCTCACCTCCGGCACGATCGACGCCATGGTGATGGACGTCGACCAGGGCGTGGCCGCGTCCACCGTCTACTTCCCCGACACCCACGTCGTCGGCACGCTGCCGCCCGTCGGCGAGCCGGAGCAGCTCGGCCTGGTGCTCGACAAGGACTCGGCGCTGACCGCGTGCGTGTCCGATGCGGTCGACTCCCTCGAGGCCGACGGCACCCTCGACGAGCTGCGCACGACGTGGCTGAAGTCGGACGACATCACCGAGCTGTCCTGA
- a CDS encoding ABC transporter permease subunit (The N-terminal region of this protein, as described by TIGR01726, is a three transmembrane segment that identifies a subfamily of ABC transporter permease subunits, which specificities that include histidine, arginine, glutamine, glutamate, L-cystine (sic), the opines (in Agrobacterium) octopine and nopaline, etc.): protein MSPADPVPSERARARAAFRRAQHRRALAVAGVASALVVALVVWVVTTAPGWERARDAFFSPERAWEVLPEVAEGLWLNLRVWVVASVVGLVVGLLLAVVRTSRIPALFPARVATVLYVDVFRGVPVLLVLLLVGFGLPALRLTWLPTSAAFLGGLAIVLTYTAYLAEIFRSGIESVHPSQVAAARSLGLTRGQTVRRVVLPQAVRNVTAPVASVLVSLQKDSGLISILGAVDAIRAAQIATTGDYNFTPYVVAGVLFLLVSIPLTRLVDAWSARQGWRGSLRGVAGAGALR from the coding sequence ATGAGCCCGGCCGACCCCGTCCCCTCCGAGCGCGCGCGGGCGCGCGCCGCCTTCCGGCGCGCCCAGCACCGCCGCGCGCTCGCCGTGGCCGGGGTCGCGTCCGCGCTCGTCGTCGCGCTCGTCGTCTGGGTCGTCACCACGGCGCCCGGCTGGGAGCGGGCCCGCGACGCGTTCTTCTCGCCCGAGCGGGCGTGGGAGGTGCTGCCCGAGGTCGCCGAGGGCCTGTGGCTGAACCTGCGGGTGTGGGTCGTGGCGTCCGTCGTGGGGCTCGTCGTCGGGCTGCTGCTCGCCGTCGTTCGCACCTCGCGCATCCCCGCGCTGTTCCCGGCGCGCGTCGCCACCGTGCTGTACGTCGACGTGTTCCGCGGCGTGCCCGTGCTGCTGGTCCTGCTGCTCGTCGGGTTCGGGCTGCCCGCCCTGCGCCTGACGTGGCTCCCCACCAGCGCGGCGTTCCTCGGCGGGCTCGCCATCGTGCTCACGTACACCGCCTACCTCGCGGAGATCTTCCGGTCCGGCATCGAGTCCGTGCACCCCTCGCAGGTCGCCGCCGCCCGCTCGCTCGGGCTCACCCGCGGCCAGACCGTCCGCCGCGTCGTCCTGCCGCAGGCGGTTCGCAACGTCACCGCACCGGTGGCGAGCGTGCTCGTCTCCCTGCAGAAGGACTCCGGGCTGATCTCCATCCTCGGTGCCGTCGACGCGATCCGTGCCGCGCAGATCGCGACCACCGGCGACTACAACTTCACGCCCTACGTCGTCGCCGGCGTCCTGTTCCTGCTGGTCTCCATCCCGCTCACCCGGCTCGTCGACGCCTGGTCCGCGCGGCAGGGCTGGCGCGGCAGCCTGCGCGGGGTCGCCGGGGCCGGAGCGCTGCGATGA
- a CDS encoding amino acid ABC transporter ATP-binding protein — MTAPVAAPALLSLRQVRKTYPAGPGRRAGRKVVLDGIDLDVAEHSCVVLVGSSGSGKSTLLRVVDLLEDVDDGQVLLDGVDVADPWVDADAVRARLAMVFQQYNLFPHLSVLDNLTLAPRVVHRRDRAEAAAAGTAMLEKVGLAHLASAYPDQLSGGEQQRAAIARALMSGPELLLLDEVTSALDPELVGEVLDLLTALRAEGTTMLVATHEMGFAREVADEVVFLHDGRVHERGTPAQVLDDPREDRTREFLRRLR; from the coding sequence ATGACCGCCCCCGTCGCCGCACCGGCGCTGCTCAGCCTGCGCCAGGTCCGCAAGACCTACCCCGCGGGTCCCGGCCGCCGCGCCGGGCGCAAGGTCGTGCTCGACGGCATCGACCTCGACGTCGCCGAGCACTCCTGCGTCGTCCTCGTCGGGTCTTCCGGGTCGGGCAAGTCCACCCTGCTGCGTGTCGTCGACCTCCTGGAGGACGTCGACGACGGCCAGGTGCTGCTCGACGGGGTCGACGTCGCCGACCCGTGGGTCGACGCCGACGCCGTCCGCGCGCGGCTCGCCATGGTGTTCCAGCAGTACAACCTGTTCCCGCACCTGAGCGTGCTGGACAACCTCACGCTCGCGCCCCGCGTCGTGCACCGGCGCGACCGCGCCGAGGCCGCCGCGGCCGGGACCGCCATGCTGGAGAAGGTCGGCCTGGCGCACCTCGCGTCCGCCTACCCCGACCAGCTCTCCGGCGGGGAGCAGCAGCGCGCCGCGATCGCCCGTGCGCTGATGAGCGGCCCCGAGCTGCTCCTGCTCGACGAGGTCACCTCCGCGCTCGACCCCGAGCTCGTCGGCGAGGTGCTCGACCTGCTGACCGCCCTGCGCGCCGAGGGCACCACGATGCTGGTGGCCACCCACGAGATGGGGTTCGCCCGCGAGGTCGCCGACGAGGTCGTGTTCCTCCACGACGGACGCGTGCACGAGCGCGGCACGCCCGCGCAGGTGCTCGACGACCCGCGCGAGGACCGCACGCGCGAGTTCCTGCGACGCCTGCGCTGA
- a CDS encoding response regulator transcription factor, protein MIRVLLVDDDPLVRGLLSAVLAAARDVDVVAVATDGDEVPDAVAAHRPDVVLMDIQMRRVGGIAATAALRRLADPPSVVALTSFGSDDAVRSALDAGAVGFVHKTADPDDIVKVLRDVAAGHGGLDPAAQRSLIDGRGAERAGTDRRREAQDRLAALTDREREVVAWLPLGLSNPQIAERTYLSASTVKQHLSSAMRTLGVDSREALAVVVDRAGAARED, encoded by the coding sequence GTGATCCGAGTCCTCCTCGTCGACGACGACCCCCTGGTGCGCGGCCTGCTCTCCGCCGTCCTGGCGGCGGCCCGGGACGTCGACGTCGTCGCGGTCGCCACGGACGGTGACGAGGTCCCCGACGCGGTGGCCGCCCACCGTCCCGACGTCGTCCTCATGGACATCCAGATGCGGCGCGTCGGCGGGATCGCCGCGACGGCGGCGCTCCGGCGGCTGGCCGACCCGCCGTCCGTCGTGGCCCTGACGTCGTTCGGGTCCGACGACGCGGTGCGGTCCGCGCTCGACGCGGGTGCCGTGGGGTTCGTCCACAAGACGGCGGACCCGGACGACATCGTCAAGGTGCTGCGCGACGTCGCGGCCGGGCACGGCGGTCTCGACCCGGCCGCGCAGCGCTCCCTCATCGACGGCCGCGGCGCGGAACGGGCGGGGACGGACCGTCGCCGCGAGGCGCAGGACCGGCTCGCCGCGCTCACGGACCGCGAGCGCGAGGTCGTGGCGTGGCTGCCGCTCGGCCTGTCGAACCCGCAGATCGCGGAGCGCACCTACCTGTCCGCGTCGACGGTGAAGCAGCACCTGTCGAGCGCGATGCGCACGCTGGGGGTGGACTCCCGCGAGGCCCTCGCCGTCGTCGTCGACCGGGCGGGGGCCGCACGCGAGGACTGA
- a CDS encoding sensor histidine kinase, with translation MSVPLGPAPATASVPPAGLSYPPPSRRPAGRSTWSRLGTVGAVVVAGTSSLVAVALTAPTSGDDDLAMLGSILAMIAGLVLAGCLVLRREFPVPICLAASVAPVLLPVDAAAALLALPWVWAVARTRTVVLCTAAVTAGTAAALWRDAARPLGARVFSVVDEAGATSYEPGIVAFVGWGLFFLGVSVAAGVVRRSRAMTAAARQDSRDAREATAAVEARSAVLQDRMTRQEERELIAREVHDTVAHHIATISLRASVLEVQHPDDEPTRDAAREVRASAQRAVAELRTLLHSLRTDDGDLLPGTTLEDLVPLLDRLRAGGAQVWGTVFVTESHLAAPHVTRATFRIVQEALTNALKHAPGEPVSVTVRAGRARGVEIRVENPLSTLPAGAGTGHGVTGMQERAERLGGTLTAGPDAGRFVVAARLPWAEVDHSPGR, from the coding sequence ATGTCCGTCCCGCTCGGCCCGGCGCCTGCCACGGCCTCCGTCCCGCCCGCCGGGCTCTCGTACCCGCCTCCGTCCCGGCGCCCGGCCGGGCGGTCGACGTGGTCCCGGCTGGGCACGGTGGGTGCCGTCGTCGTGGCGGGCACGAGCTCCCTGGTGGCGGTCGCGCTCACGGCTCCGACGTCCGGTGACGACGACCTGGCGATGCTGGGCTCGATCCTGGCGATGATCGCCGGCCTGGTCCTGGCCGGCTGTCTGGTGCTGCGCCGCGAGTTCCCGGTGCCGATCTGCCTGGCGGCGTCGGTGGCGCCGGTGCTGCTGCCGGTGGACGCCGCGGCGGCGCTGCTGGCGCTGCCGTGGGTGTGGGCCGTGGCCCGGACCCGGACGGTCGTGCTGTGCACCGCGGCGGTGACCGCCGGCACTGCGGCGGCACTGTGGCGGGACGCGGCGCGCCCCCTCGGCGCGCGGGTGTTCAGCGTCGTCGACGAGGCGGGCGCGACCTCCTACGAGCCCGGGATCGTGGCGTTCGTCGGCTGGGGGCTGTTCTTCCTCGGGGTGTCCGTGGCGGCCGGCGTGGTGCGCCGGTCCCGCGCGATGACGGCCGCGGCGCGGCAGGACTCGCGGGACGCCCGGGAGGCGACGGCCGCGGTGGAGGCGCGCAGCGCCGTCCTGCAGGACCGCATGACCCGGCAGGAGGAGCGCGAGCTCATCGCCCGCGAGGTGCACGACACGGTCGCGCACCACATCGCGACGATCTCCTTGCGCGCGTCGGTCCTGGAGGTGCAGCACCCCGACGACGAGCCGACGCGGGACGCCGCCCGCGAGGTGCGGGCGTCGGCGCAGCGGGCGGTCGCGGAGCTGCGCACGCTCCTGCACTCGTTGCGCACCGACGACGGCGACCTGCTGCCCGGCACGACGCTGGAGGACCTGGTGCCGCTGCTGGACCGGCTGCGGGCCGGTGGCGCGCAGGTGTGGGGCACGGTGTTCGTCACCGAGTCCCACCTGGCGGCGCCGCACGTCACCCGCGCCACGTTCCGCATCGTGCAGGAGGCCCTCACGAACGCCCTGAAGCACGCGCCCGGCGAGCCGGTGTCGGTCACGGTGCGGGCGGGTCGCGCCCGGGGCGTGGAGATCCGGGTCGAGAACCCGCTGTCGACGCTGCCGGCGGGGGCGGGCACGGGCCATGGCGTCACCGGCATGCAGGAGCGCGCGGAGCGGCTCGGCGGCACGCTGACGGCGGGACCGGACGCGGGCCGGTTCGTCGTCGCGGCCCGGCTGCCGTGGGCGGAGGTCGACCACTCCCCCGGCCGGTGA
- a CDS encoding DUF2235 domain-containing protein — MKRLVLCCDGTWNHAVNSRVTNVEKLERCVVQGLVPNPDGDDAVQIVGYVGGVGARGYKVDQLLGGAFGYGLTRNVVDGYRFLATTSAEHDEIYVVGFSRGAFTARSVVGMISQVGLLTPEAVDAGMLDDALRTYRIPLDAPGAKETKAAFKAEHSASPRVRFLGVYDTVGALGVPGITRGRSRFHDVVLSGIVDTARQALAIDERRMTFTPCLWRVPDGDTPGRVQQVWFPGAHSDVGGGAPRSGLSDVALHWMADELERAGLVLDRDRLARQRGHDPLVLDPRPHVLFRALNLGRRVVSRSGLVDGRQVFRDGLRVLALEPPATPGTATASAVVTAPTDGDTPATPAAAARWADAVALADTATRYAQRDHYTERARNLAWWVEAAGGLDLVPTVDVGAADDERPLLTA; from the coding sequence ATGAAGCGACTCGTCCTGTGCTGCGACGGCACGTGGAACCACGCCGTCAACTCCCGCGTCACCAACGTGGAGAAGCTCGAACGGTGCGTCGTCCAAGGACTCGTGCCGAACCCCGACGGCGACGACGCCGTCCAGATCGTCGGCTACGTCGGCGGCGTCGGCGCCCGCGGCTACAAGGTCGACCAGCTCCTCGGCGGGGCCTTCGGGTACGGCCTCACCCGCAACGTCGTCGACGGCTACCGGTTCCTCGCCACCACCTCGGCCGAGCACGACGAGATCTACGTCGTCGGGTTCTCCCGCGGCGCGTTCACCGCCCGCAGCGTCGTCGGCATGATCTCCCAGGTCGGACTCCTCACGCCCGAGGCCGTCGACGCCGGGATGCTCGACGACGCGCTGCGCACCTACCGCATCCCCCTCGACGCACCCGGCGCCAAGGAGACCAAGGCCGCCTTCAAGGCCGAGCACTCCGCCAGCCCCCGCGTCCGGTTCCTCGGCGTCTACGACACCGTCGGCGCGCTCGGCGTCCCCGGCATCACCCGCGGCCGCAGCCGGTTCCACGACGTCGTCCTGTCCGGCATCGTCGACACCGCCCGCCAGGCCCTCGCCATCGACGAACGGCGCATGACGTTCACGCCGTGCCTGTGGCGCGTCCCCGACGGCGACACCCCCGGCCGCGTGCAGCAGGTCTGGTTCCCCGGCGCGCACAGCGACGTCGGCGGCGGCGCACCCCGCTCCGGCCTGTCCGACGTCGCGCTCCACTGGATGGCCGACGAGCTCGAACGCGCCGGCCTCGTGCTCGACCGCGACCGACTCGCCCGTCAGCGCGGCCACGACCCCCTCGTGCTCGACCCCCGACCCCACGTCCTGTTCCGCGCCCTCAACCTCGGCCGCCGCGTCGTGTCCCGGTCCGGCCTGGTCGACGGCCGCCAGGTGTTCCGCGACGGACTGCGCGTCCTCGCCCTCGAACCCCCCGCGACGCCCGGCACCGCCACGGCGTCCGCCGTCGTCACCGCACCGACCGACGGTGACACCCCGGCGACCCCCGCCGCCGCAGCGCGCTGGGCCGACGCCGTCGCCCTCGCCGACACCGCCACCCGGTACGCGCAGCGCGACCACTACACCGAACGGGCCCGCAACCTCGCCTGGTGGGTCGAAGCAGCCGGCGGCCTCGACCTCGTCCCCACCGTCGACGTCGGCGCCGCCGACGACGAACGGCCCCTCCTCACCGCCTGA
- a CDS encoding universal stress protein yields the protein MTVLVAYHASPHGEAAVRTALEESQSRDVPLHVLVLDPQPASDPTPAELAALLGAGEVAVTYRGEHTEPADAILDTADEVGATLVVVGSRKRSSQGTFLMGSTTQRVLLDASVPVLVVKDVYDA from the coding sequence ATGACGGTGCTCGTGGCGTATCACGCCTCCCCGCACGGGGAGGCGGCTGTCCGGACGGCGCTGGAGGAGTCGCAGAGTCGTGACGTCCCCCTGCACGTGCTGGTGCTGGACCCTCAGCCGGCGTCGGACCCGACGCCGGCGGAGCTGGCGGCGCTGCTGGGTGCGGGTGAGGTGGCGGTGACGTACCGGGGTGAGCACACGGAGCCGGCGGACGCGATCCTGGACACGGCGGACGAGGTGGGTGCGACGCTGGTGGTGGTGGGGTCGCGGAAGCGGTCGAGCCAGGGCACGTTCCTCATGGGGTCGACGACGCAGCGGGTGCTGCTGGACGCGTCGGTGCCGGTGCTGGTGGTGAAGGACGTGTACGACGCCTGA
- a CDS encoding SufE family protein: MTDDAVKPLPASLEEIREDFLALTEPERLQLLLEFSRELPELPERYALAPGLLEKVEECQSPVRAFAEVDDDEVVHFYASAPAEAPTTRGFASILAQGLSGLSPQEVVDVPEDFPMQLGLTRAVSALRLNGMTGMLTRAKRQVVEQLAARA, encoded by the coding sequence ATGACCGACGACGCCGTGAAGCCGCTGCCCGCCTCGCTGGAGGAGATCCGGGAGGACTTCCTCGCGCTGACCGAGCCGGAGCGGCTGCAGCTGCTGCTGGAGTTCTCGCGCGAGTTGCCCGAGCTGCCGGAGCGGTACGCGCTGGCGCCGGGTCTGCTGGAGAAGGTCGAGGAGTGCCAGTCGCCGGTGCGGGCGTTCGCGGAGGTGGACGACGACGAGGTGGTGCACTTCTACGCGTCTGCCCCGGCGGAGGCGCCGACGACGCGGGGTTTCGCGTCGATCCTGGCGCAGGGGCTGTCCGGTCTGTCGCCGCAGGAGGTGGTGGACGTGCCGGAGGACTTCCCGATGCAGCTGGGGCTGACGCGGGCGGTGTCCGCGCTGCGGCTGAACGGGATGACGGGGATGCTGACGCGGGCGAAGCGGCAGGTCGTGGAACAGCTGGCGGCGCGTGCCTGA
- a CDS encoding sulfurtransferase, which translates to MSAPLDPTPRLQEYAHPERLVTTEWLAANLGNPDLVVVESDEDVLLYETGHIPGAVKIDWHTDLLLPVERDYLDGPGFADLLGSKGIGRDTTIVLYGDKNNWWAAYTAWVFTLFGHEDVRLLDGGRNLWVAEGRDLTTDVPAPAHVDYPHVQRDDTTFRAFKEDVLAHLGHGPLVDIRSPQEFTGERLHIPDYPEEGVLRGGHIPTARNVPWATAVSEDGTYKPRAELEAIYREGGLGLQLDDKVITYCRIGERSSHTWFALRYLLGIDDVRNYDGSWTEWGNAVRVPIVAGDQPGEAPAA; encoded by the coding sequence ATGTCCGCACCGCTCGACCCCACCCCCCGCCTCCAGGAGTACGCCCACCCCGAGCGCCTCGTCACCACCGAGTGGCTCGCCGCGAACCTCGGCAACCCCGACCTCGTCGTCGTCGAGTCCGACGAGGACGTCCTCCTCTACGAGACCGGCCACATCCCCGGCGCCGTGAAGATCGACTGGCACACCGACCTCCTGCTGCCCGTCGAGCGCGACTACCTCGACGGCCCCGGCTTCGCCGACCTCCTCGGCTCCAAGGGCATCGGGCGCGACACCACCATCGTGCTCTACGGCGACAAGAACAACTGGTGGGCCGCGTACACCGCCTGGGTCTTCACCCTCTTCGGCCACGAGGACGTCCGCCTCCTCGACGGCGGCCGCAACCTCTGGGTCGCCGAGGGCCGCGACCTCACCACCGACGTCCCCGCCCCCGCGCACGTCGACTACCCGCACGTCCAGCGCGACGACACCACCTTCCGCGCCTTCAAGGAGGACGTCCTCGCCCACCTCGGCCACGGACCCCTCGTCGACATCCGCTCCCCCCAGGAGTTCACCGGCGAGCGCCTCCACATCCCCGACTACCCGGAGGAGGGCGTGCTCCGCGGCGGGCACATCCCCACCGCGCGCAACGTCCCCTGGGCCACCGCCGTGTCCGAGGACGGCACCTACAAGCCCCGCGCCGAGCTCGAGGCCATCTACCGCGAGGGCGGGCTCGGCCTCCAGCTCGACGACAAGGTCATCACCTACTGCCGCATCGGCGAGCGCTCCAGCCACACCTGGTTCGCGCTGCGCTACCTCCTCGGCATCGACGACGTCCGCAACTACGACGGCTCCTGGACCGAGTGGGGCAACGCCGTCCGCGTCCCGATCGTCGCCGGCGACCAGCCGGGCGAGGCCCCCGCGGCCTGA
- a CDS encoding helix-turn-helix domain-containing protein, giving the protein MQGRVIRSTVPSREVAAVRRDRRWVLDAHGAFLDTGLLPPALDPLVAESWRRSRSSGVDPDDPATRTGLTGAELDTYRATHPLAPLMPLVRDLVVDGAADDGLVVAVSDDVGRLLWVEGDARTRRTAEQVGFVPGAVWREQDVGTNAPGTALATRRAVQVLGAEHFARPVQALNCVAAPIHDPAGRVLGVLDVTGGRAAGSRVALSLVRAAVGSLERELAALARTPGHPAGTARPALTLLGPTPTLRLPDGVHRLSGRHAEILALLGEHPRGLTADELAVLLHPGDLSDVTVRAEISRLRRVAGDVVTGSRPYQRAAGLRSDVDVVHEHLTRGDVRAALAACPGPLLPRSGAPGVERARADLTADLRAAVLATGDVDVLEAWTLTDHGADDVEAWQRLVHLATAGSPRWHRARAHLAVVDSALR; this is encoded by the coding sequence GTGCAGGGTCGCGTCATCAGGTCCACGGTCCCCTCGCGAGAGGTCGCCGCCGTCCGGCGCGACCGCCGCTGGGTGCTCGACGCCCACGGGGCGTTCCTCGACACCGGCCTGCTGCCGCCCGCCCTCGACCCCCTCGTCGCGGAGTCCTGGCGCCGCAGCCGCAGCAGCGGCGTCGACCCCGACGACCCCGCCACCCGCACGGGCCTCACCGGGGCCGAGCTCGACACCTACCGCGCCACCCACCCCCTCGCCCCCCTCATGCCGCTCGTGCGGGACCTCGTCGTCGACGGGGCCGCCGACGACGGGCTCGTCGTCGCGGTGTCCGACGACGTCGGTCGTCTCCTGTGGGTCGAGGGCGACGCCCGCACCCGCCGCACCGCCGAGCAGGTCGGGTTCGTCCCCGGCGCCGTCTGGCGCGAGCAGGACGTCGGCACCAACGCCCCCGGTACCGCGCTCGCCACCCGGCGGGCCGTGCAGGTGCTCGGCGCCGAGCACTTCGCCCGCCCCGTGCAGGCCCTCAACTGCGTCGCCGCACCCATCCACGACCCCGCCGGACGAGTCCTCGGCGTCCTCGACGTCACCGGCGGCCGCGCCGCCGGGTCCCGCGTCGCCCTGTCGCTCGTCCGCGCCGCCGTCGGCAGCCTCGAACGCGAGCTCGCCGCCCTCGCCCGCACCCCCGGGCACCCGGCCGGCACGGCACGCCCCGCCCTCACCCTGCTCGGACCCACCCCCACCCTGCGCCTGCCCGACGGCGTCCACCGCCTCTCCGGCCGGCACGCCGAGATCCTCGCCCTCCTCGGTGAGCACCCCCGCGGCCTCACCGCCGACGAGCTCGCCGTGCTCCTCCACCCCGGCGACCTGTCCGACGTCACCGTGCGCGCCGAGATCTCCCGGCTGCGCCGTGTCGCCGGGGACGTCGTCACGGGCTCGCGCCCCTACCAGCGCGCCGCCGGGCTGCGCTCCGACGTCGACGTCGTCCATGAGCACCTCACCCGCGGCGACGTCCGCGCGGCGCTCGCCGCCTGCCCCGGACCCCTGCTGCCCCGTTCCGGCGCGCCCGGCGTCGAACGGGCCCGCGCCGACCTCACGGCCGACCTGCGCGCCGCCGTCCTCGCGACCGGCGACGTCGACGTCCTCGAGGCGTGGACACTCACGGACCACGGCGCCGACGACGTCGAGGCGTGGCAGCGGCTCGTGCACCTCGCCACCGCCGGCAGCCCCCGCTGGCACCGCGCCCGCGCGCACCTCGCCGTCGTGGACTCCGCGCTGCGCTGA